The Actinoplanes sp. N902-109 genomic interval CACCGACGCTGCCGGGCATGGGCGAGGTGGACAAGCTCGTCGCCGACGTGTGGGCGACCGGGCTGTCGCCGGACGCGCACCCGGCCCAGTTCCTGCGGGCCGGCCTCGACCGCCGGGGCGCGCTGCCGATCAACCGGCTGGCCCGGGTCGAGGCGGGCACCCGGATCCGGGTCGGCGGCATCGTCACCCACCGGCAGCGCCCGGCTACCGCGGGCGGGGTCACGTTCGTCAACCTGGAGGACGAGACCGGGATGCTCAACGTCACCTGCTCGCCGGGGCTGTGGCAGCGCTACCGCCGGGTGGCCCGGACCAGCTCGGCGCTGCTCGTGCGGGGCAGGCTGGAGAAGGTCGAGGGGGTGCTCAACCTGGTGGCCGATCAGCTCGAGACGCTGACCGCACCGGTGACCCCGGCCTCCCGGGACTTCCGCTGACCGGGGGTGGCAGGTCGTGGCTCGCTGCCCGGGGGTGGGCAGGCGGCCGTTACGCTGCGCTCGTGGACACCGCATCGACGCGTACCCCCCGACCGCCCGGCACTGTGCGTACGGCCGCCGTCTGGGCGGTGCTGCGCCGCGAGCTCGACCGGCAGCCCGGCCGCACCCTGACCGTGCTGGACGTGGGCGGCGGCACCGGCGGGTTCGCCGTGCCGCTGGCCGAGCTCGGGCACACCGTGACCGTGATCGACGCCAGCCCCGACGCGCTGGCCGCGCTCACCCGCCGGGCCGCCGACGCGGGGGTGGCCGGCCGGGTCCGGGCGGTGCAGGGTGACGGCGATGCGCTGGCCGGGCTGGTCGAGCCGGGCAGCGCCGATCTTGTGCTGTGCCACGCCGTGCTGGAGGTCGTCGACGACCCGGCCGGGGTGGTCGCCGCGATCTCCACCGCGCTGCGCCCCGGCGGGGCGCTCAGCCTGCTCGTCGCCAGCAGGGCCGCGGCGGTGCTCGGCCGCGCCTTCAACGGCCACCTCGGCGCGGCGTCCGCGCTGCTCACCGACCCCGACGGGCGCGCCGGGCAGCGCGACAACCTGCGCCGGCGGTACGACGTGGAGAGCGCCACCGCGCTGCTCGCGGGCGCGGGACTCACGGTCGAGCAGGCCCATGGCGTACGGGTGGTGGCCGACCTGCTGCCCGCCGCCGTCGTCGAGGGCGACCCGCAGGCGATGCTGGACCTGGAGCTCGCGCTGTCGGCCCGGCTGCCGTTCCGCGACATCGCCTCCCAGCTGCACGTCTTCGCACGCTTGTGAACCCGTTGGACGTCGTTGCGCCGGCCTACGGCACCGGCAGCCTCGCGGACCTGCTGCCCAGTGTGTCGGCGGTGCTCGGGGTGCCCGGTGCCACCGATGTGCTGGGGCTGGGCGGGACGCTGGGGGAGGAGGTGGATCGGGTTGCGGTGCTGCTTGTCGACGGGCTGGGGGCGTACCAGGTCGACGAGGTCACCCGGCACGCGCCGATCCTGGCCGAACTGAACGCACGCACCTTGACCTCGGGTTTTCCCTCCACGACCCCGGTCAGCCTGGCCACGCTGGGCACCGGCGTGCCGCCCGGCACACATGGCATCCTCGGCTTCACCGTGCGTAAGCCCGACGGCGGCGTGCTCAACCACATCCAGTGGGCGGCCGATCCCGACCCGCTGCGATGGCAACCCGCACCGACCCGGTTCGAGACCGCCGTCGCCGCCGGGGTACCGGCCACGCTGGTCACCGAGCCCGCGTTCCGCGGCAGCGGCCTGACCCGGGCGTGCTACCGGGGCGCGACGTTCGTCGGAGCCGCCTCCTACGCCGACCGGGCCACTGCCGTGCTCACCGCTCTGCAACAACCCGGGCTGGTCCTCAGCTACGTCGGTGACCTCGATCATCACGGGCACGGCTCGGGCGTCGGATCGCCGGAGTGGGTGGCGGCCGCCGTCGCCGTCGGCGAGCTGATCTCCCGGCTGGTCTCGTCTTTGCCGGCCCGGTCCGCGCTGGTGGTGACGGCCGATCACGGGCAGCTCAACATCCCGTTCGGAGAAGCCCGGGTGGACCTGTCGCTCTCGCCGGAGCTCTCCAACGGGATCATCGGCGTCGCGGGTGAACCGCGGGTCCGCTATCTCCACACCGCACCGGGCGCCGTCGACGACGTGGTCGCGGCCTATCGCGGCAGACTGGGTGCCACGGCGCTGGTGCTGCGGCGGGACGAGGCCATCGACGCCGGCTGGTACGGGCCGGTGCCCGACGAGCACCGGTCGCGCATCGGCGACGTGGTCGTGGCCTGCCTGGCCGACACCATCGTGCTGGCCTCGGCTTTCGAGCCGCCGTCGGTGGGCCGGCTGGTCGCCTATCACGGCTCGCTCACCGCGATCGAGATGACGGTTCCGCTGCTCAGTTTTGTCAGACCCCCGCACTAGTGTTCGACGGGTGGGACGCAGCCAGGCACTAGGGCGGGGGATCGACCCGCGGTTCGGGCCGCAGGCCGACGACACCGGCAGCACCATCCTGCACGTCGACATGGACGCGTTCTACGCCTCGGTCGAGGTGCGCCGGCGTCCCGAGCTGCGCGGCAAACCCGTCGTGGTCGGTGGGGTGGGCCCGCGCGGCGTGGTCAGTTCGGCCAGCTACGAGGCGCGGCGGTACGGCGTCCGCAGCGCGATGCCGTCGACCCGGGCCCGGGCCCTGTGTCCCCACGCGGTGTTCCTGCCACCCGACTTCACCGAGTACACCGCCACCTCGCGCGCCGTGATGCGGATCTTCCGCGACATGACCCCGCTGGTCGAGCCGCTCTCGCTCGACGAGGCGTTCCTCGATGTCACGGGCGCTCAGCGGCTGCTCGGGCGGCCCGCCGTGATCGCCCGCACGATCCGCGAGCGGGTGCTCGCCGAGCAGCGGCTGACCTGCTCGGTGGGCGTCGCGCCGACCAAGTTCGTGGCCAAGCTGGGCTCCACCCGGGCCAAGCCGGACGGCATGATCGTCGTCCCCGGTGCCCAGGTGCTCGACTTCCTGCACCCGCTGCCGGTCGGTGCGCTCTGGGGCGTCGGCGAGAAGGCCGCCGAACACCTGCACCGCCTCGGCCTCACCACCGTGGCCGACCTGGCCCGGGCGCCGGTCCGGATGCTGCGCGCCGCGCTGGGCGAGGCCGCGGCGGCCCACCTGCACGAACTGGCCTGGGGCCGCGACCCGCGCCGGGTCGTGCCCGAGCACGAGGAGAAGTCGATCGGCGCCGAGACGACCTTCGACATCG includes:
- a CDS encoding methyltransferase domain-containing protein translates to MDTASTRTPRPPGTVRTAAVWAVLRRELDRQPGRTLTVLDVGGGTGGFAVPLAELGHTVTVIDASPDALAALTRRAADAGVAGRVRAVQGDGDALAGLVEPGSADLVLCHAVLEVVDDPAGVVAAISTALRPGGALSLLVASRAAAVLGRAFNGHLGAASALLTDPDGRAGQRDNLRRRYDVESATALLAGAGLTVEQAHGVRVVADLLPAAVVEGDPQAMLDLELALSARLPFRDIASQLHVFARL
- a CDS encoding alkaline phosphatase family protein; the protein is MDVVAPAYGTGSLADLLPSVSAVLGVPGATDVLGLGGTLGEEVDRVAVLLVDGLGAYQVDEVTRHAPILAELNARTLTSGFPSTTPVSLATLGTGVPPGTHGILGFTVRKPDGGVLNHIQWAADPDPLRWQPAPTRFETAVAAGVPATLVTEPAFRGSGLTRACYRGATFVGAASYADRATAVLTALQQPGLVLSYVGDLDHHGHGSGVGSPEWVAAAVAVGELISRLVSSLPARSALVVTADHGQLNIPFGEARVDLSLSPELSNGIIGVAGEPRVRYLHTAPGAVDDVVAAYRGRLGATALVLRRDEAIDAGWYGPVPDEHRSRIGDVVVACLADTIVLASAFEPPSVGRLVAYHGSLTAIEMTVPLLSFVRPPH
- a CDS encoding DNA polymerase IV, encoding MGRSQALGRGIDPRFGPQADDTGSTILHVDMDAFYASVEVRRRPELRGKPVVVGGVGPRGVVSSASYEARRYGVRSAMPSTRARALCPHAVFLPPDFTEYTATSRAVMRIFRDMTPLVEPLSLDEAFLDVTGAQRLLGRPAVIARTIRERVLAEQRLTCSVGVAPTKFVAKLGSTRAKPDGMIVVPGAQVLDFLHPLPVGALWGVGEKAAEHLHRLGLTTVADLARAPVRMLRAALGEAAAAHLHELAWGRDPRRVVPEHEEKSIGAETTFDIDVTDPTEIRRHLLALADKVGARLRQAGVVGRTVSIKVRMADFRTVNRSRTTPATTDVAREIFETSWALFQALAPAEPIRLVGVRVEGLASAENAPRQLTLGEPERGWREAEAAADALAARFGRSIVGPASLLRQSGAPRTENHPHSTVVPLSDPPTPS